GTGATGCTGCAGCTTGCCATCGGCTCGGAAGCAAACTTCAAGGGTGTGGTTGACCTGGTCGAGATGCGCGCCATCCTGTGGCACGACGAGGCCATGGGCTCCAATTACGACGTTGAAGAGATTCCTGAGAACCTCAAGGAAAAGGCGATTGCGTTTCGTAACCAGCTCATCGAGTCGGTTGCCGAGACCGATGACGCCCTGCTTGAGAAGTTCCTTGAAGGGATTGAGCCGACGGTTGAAGAGCTGAAGGTTGCCATCCGTAAGGCCACCATCGGCATGCACATCTTCCCGGTTCTGATGGGTACCTCCTTCAAGAACAAGGGCGTGCAGACGCTGCTGGATGCTGTTGTGGATTACCTGCCGAGCCCGCTCGACATTCCTCCCATGATCGGACACGATCCGGACAACATGGAGAAGGAAATCATCCGTAAGGCAGATGACAACGAGCCGATGTCCGCGCTTGGTTTCAAGATCATGACCGACCCGTTCGTGGGTCAGCTGATCTTCATCCGCGTGTACTCGGGCATCCTGAAGGCTGGCGATTCGGTTCTGAACCCGCGTACCGGCAAGACCGAACGTATCGGTCGTCTGCTGAAGATGCATGCCAACAAGCGCGAAGAGATCACGGAGATTCTGGCCGGCGATATCTGCGCCGCTGTAGGCCTGAAGAACCTGGTAACGGGCGACACGATCTGCAATGACAAGCACCCCGTCGTGCTTGAGTCGATCGACTTCCCGGCTCCGGTTATCTCGGTTGCGGTTGAGCCGAAGACCAAGGCTGACCAGGAGAAGATGGGCGTTGCCCTGTCGAAGCTGGCGCAGGAAGATCCGACCTTCAAGGTGCACACGGATCCTGACTCGGGGCAGACGATCATCTCGGGCATGGGCGAGCTTCACCTGGAAATCATTGTCGACCGCATGATGCGTGAGTACAAGGTCGAGGCGAACGTTGGTAAGCCGCAGGTTGCTTATCGCGAGACCATCCGCCAGCAGGCGGAGGCCGAAGGCAAGTACATCCGCCAGACGGGTGGTTCGGGTAACTACGGTCACGCGAAGATCCGTATCGAACCGAACGAGCCGGGCAAGGGCTACGAGTTCTCGAACGACACCAAGGGCGGATCGATTCCGAAGGAATACATCAAGCCGATCGATCAGGGTATCCAGGAAGCGATGCA
Above is a genomic segment from Terriglobus tenax containing:
- the fusA gene encoding elongation factor G, translated to MARTISLNKCRNIGIMAHIDAGKTTTTERILFYTGVNHRIGEVHEGTATMDWMEQEQERGITITSAATTCMWNNYRINIIDTPGHVDFTAEVERSLRVLDGAVACFDAVAGVQPQSETVWRQATKYKVPRICFINKMDKNGGDAEHATQTIKDRLGAKAVMLQLAIGSEANFKGVVDLVEMRAILWHDEAMGSNYDVEEIPENLKEKAIAFRNQLIESVAETDDALLEKFLEGIEPTVEELKVAIRKATIGMHIFPVLMGTSFKNKGVQTLLDAVVDYLPSPLDIPPMIGHDPDNMEKEIIRKADDNEPMSALGFKIMTDPFVGQLIFIRVYSGILKAGDSVLNPRTGKTERIGRLLKMHANKREEITEILAGDICAAVGLKNLVTGDTICNDKHPVVLESIDFPAPVISVAVEPKTKADQEKMGVALSKLAQEDPTFKVHTDPDSGQTIISGMGELHLEIIVDRMMREYKVEANVGKPQVAYRETIRQQAEAEGKYIRQTGGSGNYGHAKIRIEPNEPGKGYEFSNDTKGGSIPKEYIKPIDQGIQEAMQGGVLAGFEMVDIKVSLFDGSYHDVDSNEMAFKIAGSMAFKEAARKAKPVLLEPMMAVEVTVPEDYMGTVIGDLNSRRGRIEGMEMQSGQQVIKATVPLSTMFAYSNNLRGSTQGRGNFSMQFAHYEEAPRSVSEEIIAKVQGKQ